The following coding sequences are from one Alphaproteobacteria bacterium window:
- the tyrS gene encoding tyrosine--tRNA ligase, with protein MKSEFLHIIKSRGFFHQATDFEALDEMMATQPVTGYIGFDLTADSLHVGSLIQIMMLRWMQRTGHRPLILLGGGTSKVGDPSGKDTARQILDDDTIERNTAGIRQSFAPFLDLDHALMLNNDDWLSNINYIEFLRDYGRHFSINRMMSFDSVKLRLEREQNLSFLEFNYMILQAYDFLELYRRYGCVLQMGGSDQWGNIVNGVELTRRFLGNHVYGLTSPLITTSSGEKMGKTANGAVWLNEDRLSAYDYWQFWRNTEDADVGRYLRLFTEIPLEEIALLEQLEGAEINEAKKILADHATALAHGPDSLDHIHNTVAQLFEHQSGSLDSLPSVEISMKDIEEGLMLVDLLCRAGLTASKGEARRLIQGHGVRVDDQPVLVETLEVNLELLHDGMLKLSAGKKRHVLVRVL; from the coding sequence ATGAAATCAGAATTTTTGCATATTATTAAATCCCGTGGCTTTTTTCACCAGGCCACGGACTTCGAAGCCCTTGATGAAATGATGGCAACGCAACCTGTCACGGGATACATCGGATTTGATTTAACGGCCGACAGTTTGCATGTGGGAAGCCTCATTCAAATCATGATGCTCCGTTGGATGCAACGAACTGGTCATCGCCCCTTGATTCTTTTGGGTGGGGGTACCAGCAAAGTGGGAGACCCGTCCGGCAAAGATACGGCGCGCCAAATATTAGATGATGATACTATTGAGAGAAATACGGCAGGTATCCGCCAATCCTTCGCCCCGTTCCTTGACCTCGATCATGCCCTTATGCTGAACAATGACGACTGGTTAAGCAACATCAACTACATTGAGTTTTTACGGGATTATGGTCGGCATTTTTCCATCAACCGAATGATGTCCTTTGATAGCGTCAAGTTACGCCTCGAACGCGAGCAAAACCTGAGCTTCCTTGAATTCAACTATATGATATTGCAAGCTTATGATTTTCTTGAATTATACCGCCGATATGGGTGCGTCCTTCAGATGGGCGGCTCAGATCAATGGGGCAATATCGTAAATGGCGTTGAACTGACGCGACGATTTTTAGGCAACCACGTGTATGGCTTGACATCCCCCCTCATCACGACCTCGAGCGGAGAAAAGATGGGAAAAACAGCCAATGGGGCTGTTTGGTTGAATGAGGATCGTCTCTCTGCTTACGATTACTGGCAGTTCTGGCGAAACACGGAAGATGCGGATGTGGGGCGTTATTTACGCCTGTTCACAGAAATACCTCTGGAAGAAATTGCGCTGCTCGAACAACTCGAGGGTGCAGAAATAAATGAAGCTAAGAAAATTTTGGCTGACCATGCAACGGCACTTGCTCATGGTCCGGATAGCCTCGATCATATCCATAACACTGTTGCCCAATTGTTTGAGCATCAATCCGGCTCTCTGGATAGCCTTCCCTCTGTTGAGATTTCAATGAAGGATATAGAAGAGGGTCTTATGCTTGTCGATCTTTTGTGCAGGGCTGGATTAACCGCCAGCAAAGGGGAAGCTCGACGCTTGATTCAAGGGCATGGCGTACGCGTGGATGACCAACCCGTACTGGTTGAAACCCTTGAGGTCAATCTTGAGCTGCTGCATGATGGAATGCTGAAATTATCTGCTGGCAAAAAGCGCCATGTCTTAGTGCGCGTTCTGTGA
- the hemB gene encoding porphobilinogen synthase, with protein MNFYGQFPQTRLRRLRTQNWLREMVQETRLHPSDLILPLFIRNPDGPAEIASMPGVRRWTIEELPQIIDQILSLGIPAVDLFPLTPLELKTPDGREAFNPDNLICQAIRAIKKISPDLGVITDVALDPYTSHGHDGVWNGKTIDNDLTLDQLAKQSLVQAKAGADIIAPSDMMDGRIAAIRGALDSNNFQDVAIMSYAAKYVSSFYGPFREAVGAVKLPGQDGKSVGDKRTYQMDPANVEEALREVAQDLAEGADMVMVKPGLPYLDVVSRVRQTFNVPTFAYQVSGEFSMIKAAAANNWINEQAVMYESLIGIKRAGATGIFTYAALEVAKQLREQMGK; from the coding sequence ATGAACTTTTACGGTCAATTTCCCCAGACTCGCTTGCGCCGCCTTCGCACCCAAAACTGGCTGAGGGAAATGGTTCAAGAAACCCGCCTTCACCCTTCTGACTTGATTCTCCCCTTGTTTATCCGAAACCCCGATGGGCCCGCTGAAATTGCCAGCATGCCGGGTGTCCGTCGCTGGACCATTGAGGAGCTTCCTCAGATTATTGACCAAATTCTTAGCCTGGGTATCCCTGCCGTTGATTTATTTCCCCTCACCCCTTTAGAGCTCAAAACTCCAGATGGCCGAGAAGCCTTCAACCCTGACAATCTTATTTGTCAAGCAATCCGGGCCATTAAGAAGATTTCACCTGATCTTGGGGTTATTACAGATGTGGCCTTGGACCCCTACACTAGTCATGGGCACGATGGCGTCTGGAATGGCAAAACCATTGATAATGATTTGACCCTCGATCAACTGGCCAAGCAATCCCTGGTTCAGGCAAAAGCGGGAGCGGACATCATAGCCCCCTCAGACATGATGGATGGTCGCATTGCCGCAATACGAGGCGCTCTAGATAGTAATAATTTTCAAGACGTCGCCATCATGAGTTATGCCGCCAAATACGTTTCCTCGTTTTATGGCCCATTCCGTGAAGCTGTTGGGGCCGTAAAGCTCCCTGGCCAAGACGGGAAGTCGGTTGGGGACAAAAGGACCTATCAAATGGACCCTGCGAACGTTGAAGAAGCTTTACGAGAAGTGGCACAAGATTTGGCCGAAGGGGCCGATATGGTTATGGTCAAGCCGGGCCTGCCCTATTTGGATGTTGTCTCGCGGGTTCGGCAAACTTTTAACGTTCCTACGTTCGCCTATCAGGTGAGCGGGGAATTCAGCATGATCAAAGCTGCTGCCGCCAACAACTGGATCAATGAACAAGCGGTCATGTATGAAAGCCTCATCGGCATTAAGCGCGCCGGCGCTACCGGAATCTTTACTTACGCTGCTTTAGAAGTTGCAAAGCAATTGAGAGAACAGATGGGGAAGTAA
- a CDS encoding anhydro-N-acetylmuramic acid kinase produces MEPIWSLGFMSGTSLDGVDAAWLRTDGETIQEIGGGMTVPYPNDLRERIRSVLGQRDLNQDIQAIEQDITLFHADVARQVLKQHRIDLIGFHGQTIFHSPPLTHQLGDGELLSRETGKEVIYDFRSEDVANGGQGAPLVPIFHQAMLHEDDPVVVVNIGGVANITWIKRGNPLIACDTGPGGAILDDWVMQKTGASYDQDGQLGAQGKPHEGILETWMRHPYFTKSAPKSLDRNDFATRVKDIRGLSLADGAATLVEFTAKAIIKSLDHVPEHPTKIYVAGGGRRNKHLMNRLSTMSPCPVEAIEALSWDGDLLEAYAFAYLAARVKAGLPISFPTTTGVKHPIVGGKKVLRPS; encoded by the coding sequence ATGGAACCCATCTGGTCGTTAGGATTTATGAGTGGAACGTCCCTGGATGGCGTTGATGCGGCTTGGTTGCGCACGGATGGGGAGACGATTCAGGAGATTGGTGGGGGGATGACAGTGCCCTACCCAAATGATCTGCGTGAAAGAATCCGATCAGTCTTGGGGCAAAGGGATCTGAACCAGGATATTCAAGCCATTGAACAAGACATCACCCTTTTCCATGCGGATGTTGCTCGACAAGTCCTGAAACAGCATCGCATTGATTTAATAGGATTTCATGGACAGACGATTTTTCATAGCCCACCTCTAACCCACCAACTGGGGGATGGTGAGCTTCTTTCAAGGGAAACCGGGAAAGAGGTTATCTATGACTTTCGTTCAGAAGATGTGGCCAACGGCGGTCAAGGGGCGCCCCTGGTTCCGATTTTCCATCAGGCGATGCTTCACGAAGATGATCCTGTGGTTGTTGTGAACATTGGGGGTGTCGCGAACATCACCTGGATCAAGAGAGGGAACCCCTTGATTGCCTGTGATACAGGTCCTGGAGGGGCTATTTTGGATGACTGGGTCATGCAAAAGACGGGAGCATCTTATGATCAGGATGGTCAATTAGGAGCTCAAGGGAAGCCGCATGAAGGGATACTAGAGACGTGGATGCGTCATCCCTATTTTACAAAGTCGGCACCAAAATCTTTGGATCGCAATGACTTTGCCACACGTGTTAAGGATATCAGAGGACTCTCGCTTGCTGATGGGGCGGCAACACTCGTTGAGTTCACAGCGAAAGCGATCATCAAAAGCTTGGATCATGTTCCAGAGCACCCGACAAAAATATATGTTGCTGGAGGTGGGCGTCGGAACAAACATCTCATGAATCGCCTCTCCACTATGAGCCCATGTCCAGTAGAGGCTATTGAAGCTCTTAGCTGGGATGGCGATTTGCTTGAAGCCTATGCATTTGCTTATCTGGCGGCTCGCGTCAAGGCAGGATTGCCTATCAGCTTTCCGACGACGACAGGCGTGAAGCATCCTATTGTTGGTGGAAAAAAGGTCCTAAGGCCCTCTTAA
- a CDS encoding ATP-dependent 6-phosphofructokinase: MVKKIGVLTSGGDCAGLNAAIRAITYRAIQTYGWHVVGIHNGTTGLIVRPLDYQELTIETCNSMMMRSGGTMLGSTNKNDPFSFPDAQGNRTDRSQDFIEGYRELQLDALIGIGGDGSMRILRHLAQLGDLNLVTIPKTIDNDLGHTESAIGYPTAVEVATEALDRLQPTAASHQRVMILEVMGRDAGHIALSAGIAGGADIILLPEIPYSLDKITQKISSLADLGRTFALIVVAEAVKTEDGKQVVLSDEGGRPRYGGIGHYLAEKISAVTGADIRTMVLGHVQRGGQPCAQDRILASAFGVHAVDLIEKGKFDRMVAWKNRQIVDVPIIEAIEQFQAVDRKGTMIRTARGLGISLGD; this comes from the coding sequence TTGGTTAAAAAAATTGGTGTTTTAACAAGTGGTGGCGATTGTGCGGGGTTGAACGCGGCGATTCGAGCGATTACCTATCGCGCGATTCAAACCTATGGATGGCATGTGGTGGGGATCCATAATGGGACGACGGGTCTCATTGTGCGTCCCCTTGATTATCAAGAGCTGACCATCGAGACGTGCAATAGCATGATGATGCGCAGTGGTGGCACGATGTTGGGCTCAACGAATAAGAATGACCCCTTTAGTTTTCCAGACGCTCAAGGAAATCGCACCGATCGCTCCCAAGACTTTATTGAAGGATATCGGGAACTTCAGCTGGATGCTTTAATTGGCATTGGGGGTGATGGAAGCATGCGCATCTTGCGTCATTTGGCCCAACTAGGGGATTTGAACCTCGTGACCATCCCGAAGACCATCGATAATGACTTAGGCCATACGGAAAGTGCGATTGGGTATCCAACAGCGGTGGAAGTTGCAACGGAAGCGCTCGATCGCCTCCAACCGACGGCCGCTAGTCATCAGCGGGTTATGATCCTGGAGGTGATGGGACGCGATGCGGGTCATATTGCTTTGAGTGCTGGCATTGCGGGAGGTGCTGATATCATCCTGCTTCCTGAAATTCCTTATTCTTTGGACAAAATTACCCAAAAGATATCTTCCCTTGCGGACTTGGGGCGTACCTTTGCGCTGATCGTGGTCGCTGAGGCTGTGAAAACCGAGGATGGCAAACAAGTTGTACTTTCTGATGAGGGAGGCCGTCCACGTTATGGGGGCATCGGCCACTATCTTGCGGAGAAAATATCTGCTGTGACAGGTGCGGATATCCGAACAATGGTTTTGGGCCATGTGCAGCGGGGAGGGCAGCCGTGCGCTCAAGATCGCATCCTCGCCTCGGCTTTTGGCGTCCATGCGGTAGATTTAATCGAAAAGGGCAAATTTGATCGGATGGTGGCCTGGAAAAACCGTCAAATCGTGGATGTTCCAATTATTGAGGCGATCGAACAATTCCAAGCGGTCGATCGCAAGGGGACGATGATTCGCACGGCACGGGGCCTTGGGATTTCTTTAGGAGATTAG
- a CDS encoding acyl-CoA dehydrogenase family protein, with product MDFSLSPEQVSFQELARNFAKDQLAPHASLWDQQEIFPVETIRKAAELGFGGLLVQESHGGTGLKRLDSVLIFEELSKACVSTAAYLSIHNMVGYLIDRFGSPAQHQQWLPKLTSMEWLSSYCLTEAGSGSDAGSLKTKAVRDGDHYILTGTKAFISGGGVSDLYLVMVRTGEAGPKGITALIVEKDTSGLSFGKREEKMGWRSQPTTTVMLDQVRVPVTNRLGEEGEGFKIAMTGLDGGRLSIAACSLGGAQACLDMALAYVGEREQFGKKIKEFQALQFRLADMATELTAARLLVHKAATLLDTKHTQATLHCAMAKRFATDVGFHVVNEALQLHGGYGYIKEYQVERYLRDLRVHQILEGTNEIMRV from the coding sequence ATGGATTTTTCTTTATCGCCTGAACAAGTGTCCTTTCAAGAGCTTGCGCGCAATTTTGCGAAAGACCAGCTTGCCCCTCATGCATCACTGTGGGATCAGCAGGAAATCTTTCCCGTAGAAACCATACGCAAAGCTGCGGAGCTTGGCTTTGGGGGGTTGTTGGTGCAAGAAAGTCATGGGGGAACGGGCCTCAAACGCCTTGATAGCGTATTGATTTTTGAAGAACTTTCAAAAGCTTGCGTGTCAACGGCCGCTTATCTCTCGATTCACAATATGGTGGGATATCTCATCGATCGGTTTGGATCTCCCGCCCAACATCAACAATGGCTGCCGAAATTGACTTCCATGGAATGGTTATCCAGCTACTGCCTCACAGAGGCCGGATCTGGGAGTGATGCGGGATCGTTAAAAACAAAGGCGGTTCGGGATGGAGATCATTATATCCTGACAGGAACAAAGGCTTTTATTTCCGGGGGTGGGGTGAGCGATCTTTACCTTGTGATGGTTCGAACTGGTGAAGCGGGACCAAAAGGAATAACCGCTCTAATCGTAGAAAAAGACACGTCAGGCCTCAGTTTTGGCAAGAGGGAAGAAAAAATGGGGTGGCGCAGCCAACCCACAACAACGGTGATGTTGGATCAAGTGCGGGTCCCTGTGACAAATCGCTTGGGGGAAGAGGGGGAGGGCTTCAAAATTGCGATGACGGGCCTTGATGGGGGGCGCTTGAGCATTGCCGCCTGTTCATTGGGGGGCGCCCAAGCCTGCCTGGATATGGCTTTGGCGTATGTGGGGGAGCGGGAGCAATTTGGCAAGAAAATCAAAGAATTTCAAGCACTACAGTTTCGATTGGCGGACATGGCGACAGAGTTGACTGCCGCCCGTCTTCTGGTACATAAAGCTGCAACCCTATTGGATACAAAGCACACGCAGGCAACGCTCCATTGTGCCATGGCCAAACGCTTTGCAACGGATGTCGGCTTTCATGTGGTGAACGAGGCTCTTCAACTTCATGGAGGGTATGGCTATATTAAGGAGTATCAGGTAGAACGGTATTTGCGAGATTTACGCGTCCACCAAATCCTTGAAGGGACGAATGAAATCATGCGTGTCAT